The following proteins are encoded in a genomic region of Streptococcus constellatus subsp. constellatus:
- a CDS encoding restriction endonuclease subunit S: MDEWKKVKLGDICQTNLETYSLSEKWDFVNYLDTGSLTKNVVSEYQEIDLQNDKLPSRARRKISVNDILYSTVRPNQEHYGIVKEVVPNMLVSTGFTVISVNQELADSDFIYYCLTQREVIEHLQAIGEQSTSAYPSIKPTDIENLELFLPSLNEQREIVSVLRVLDDKIENNRKINHHLVA, from the coding sequence TTGGATGAATGGAAAAAGGTAAAGCTTGGCGATATATGTCAAACTAACTTAGAAACTTATTCTCTTTCTGAAAAATGGGATTTTGTAAATTATCTAGATACAGGAAGTTTAACAAAAAATGTTGTAAGTGAGTATCAGGAGATTGATTTGCAGAATGACAAATTACCAAGTCGAGCAAGGCGAAAAATATCAGTCAATGATATTTTGTATTCAACTGTAAGACCCAATCAAGAACACTACGGTATTGTAAAAGAAGTAGTACCAAATATGTTAGTTTCAACTGGATTTACAGTTATATCGGTAAATCAAGAGCTTGCAGATAGTGATTTTATATACTATTGTTTGACGCAAAGAGAAGTTATTGAACATTTACAGGCTATTGGAGAACAAAGTACTTCAGCATATCCATCTATAAAACCAACTGATATAGAAAATTTAGAACTTTTTCTTCCCTCTTTAAATGAACAAAGAGAAATTGTGTCAGTTTTACGTGTACTAGATGATAAAATAGAAAACAATAGAAAGATAAATCATCATTTAGTGGCTTGA
- a CDS encoding restriction endonuclease subunit S — protein MKYKEVNLGELISFVSKGIPPKYIETKSDNTIVVLNQRTNRNFQIDYSLSRLNDLSKKKVPTNKILIDYDVLINSTGVGTAGRVAQLVKVPELTTVDGHMIIVRPDEEKIDPLYLGYALKAQQVKIEGLQEGSTGQTELNRQRLLNDIIIQFPESRKLQQDISRLFFSLDEKIENNKKINHHLEEIALSIFNKHFGKAETTNKLGDFFPVITGKKDANVAKGGKYPFFSCSQNISYTDNYSFDNKAILLAGNGDFNVKIYDGKFEAYQRTYVLIPNNDEQFGYLYYAIKYFLNDITSGYRGSVIKFITKGSIENFNIFMTDDKKVLSLFNIFVEKIANNNKETQELANLRDTLLPKLLSGEISVNQATK, from the coding sequence TTGAAATATAAGGAGGTAAATTTAGGTGAACTTATTAGCTTTGTTTCAAAAGGTATTCCACCAAAATATATTGAGACTAAATCCGATAATACTATCGTTGTACTTAATCAAAGGACGAATAGAAATTTTCAAATTGACTACTCTTTGTCACGGTTAAATGATTTATCGAAGAAAAAAGTACCTACAAATAAGATACTAATAGATTATGATGTTTTAATAAATTCTACAGGCGTTGGAACAGCTGGCCGAGTTGCTCAATTAGTAAAAGTACCTGAATTGACTACTGTAGATGGACATATGATAATTGTTAGACCAGATGAAGAGAAAATAGATCCTTTGTACTTAGGTTATGCTCTTAAAGCACAACAAGTAAAAATTGAAGGATTACAAGAAGGATCAACTGGGCAGACTGAGTTAAATCGACAACGATTATTGAATGATATTATTATACAATTTCCTGAATCAAGAAAATTACAACAAGATATTTCCAGACTATTTTTTTCACTTGATGAAAAGATTGAGAATAATAAAAAGATAAATCATCATTTAGAGGAGATAGCGCTGTCTATTTTTAATAAACATTTTGGCAAAGCAGAAACAACTAATAAATTAGGAGATTTCTTTCCAGTTATTACTGGTAAAAAAGATGCTAATGTTGCAAAAGGAGGGAAATATCCATTTTTCAGTTGTTCTCAAAACATTTCATACACAGACAATTATTCATTTGATAACAAAGCAATTTTATTGGCAGGGAATGGGGATTTTAATGTTAAAATATACGATGGAAAATTTGAAGCGTATCAAAGGACTTACGTTTTAATCCCTAACAACGATGAACAATTTGGTTATCTGTACTATGCCATTAAATATTTTTTAAATGATATTACCTCTGGGTACAGGGGTTCTGTTATAAAATTTATCACTAAAGGAAGTATAGAAAACTTTAATATTTTTATGACAGATGATAAAAAAGTGTTATCTTTATTCAATATCTTTGTTGAGAAGATAGCCAATAACAATAAAGAAACTCAAGAATTAGCCAACCTTCGAGATACTCTCCTACCCAAACTCTTATCAGGTGAAATTTCAGTAAATCAAGCCACTAAATGA
- a CDS encoding type I restriction-modification system subunit M produces the protein MAKKSNANIGFEKELWDAADSLRGHISASEYRKVIVGLIFLKYVSDAFEEKYQQLLAEGDGFENDPDAYSEENIFFVPEIARWQFIASHAHSSEIGTVLDEAMREIEEDNPSLENVLPQIYASPDLDKRVLGEVVDIFTNIQMYEGENEKDLLGRAYEYCIEQFAAYEGKRGGEFYTPTSIVKTIVEILKPYRGRVYDPACGSGGMFVQSAKFIENHSGNINNLSVFGQESNADTWKMAKMNMVIRGIDADFGEHQANSFFNDLHPTLKANYIMANPPFNISNWGADKLQDDIRWKYGTPPDGNANYAWIQHMIHHMDPSNGKIGLVLANGSLSSTQKGEGDIRQKIIEDDLIEGIIALPSNLFYSVTIPACLWFISRNKKQKGKTVFIDARNMGEMVDRKHRDFSDEDIKKLADTFEAFQKGELEDVKGFCAVVETAEIAKQDFILTPGRYVGIEEKEDDGEPFEEKMDRLTTELSELFTKSHKLEDEIRERLGEIGFEI, from the coding sequence ATGGCGAAAAAATCAAACGCAAATATTGGATTTGAAAAGGAATTATGGGATGCTGCAGATTCACTTCGGGGGCACATTTCAGCGTCAGAGTACAGAAAAGTTATTGTTGGTCTAATCTTTTTAAAATATGTATCAGATGCTTTTGAAGAAAAATACCAACAATTACTTGCAGAGGGTGACGGATTTGAGAATGATCCTGATGCATATTCAGAGGAGAATATTTTCTTCGTCCCTGAAATAGCTAGATGGCAATTCATTGCGAGTCATGCCCATTCTTCGGAAATTGGCACAGTCTTGGATGAGGCCATGCGTGAAATTGAAGAGGATAATCCTAGTCTAGAGAATGTCCTTCCTCAGATTTATGCCAGTCCGGACTTAGATAAGAGAGTTTTAGGGGAAGTTGTAGACATTTTTACTAATATTCAAATGTATGAAGGTGAGAATGAAAAAGATTTACTTGGACGTGCTTATGAATATTGTATTGAACAGTTTGCAGCTTATGAAGGAAAACGGGGTGGTGAATTCTATACTCCGACTAGTATCGTTAAAACGATTGTAGAAATATTAAAGCCTTATCGAGGTCGCGTTTATGATCCTGCTTGTGGTTCAGGTGGTATGTTCGTTCAATCAGCTAAGTTTATAGAGAATCATAGTGGAAATATAAATAATCTATCTGTTTTTGGTCAAGAATCCAACGCTGATACTTGGAAGATGGCCAAGATGAACATGGTTATCCGAGGTATTGATGCGGATTTTGGTGAGCACCAAGCGAACAGCTTTTTCAATGATTTACATCCAACACTAAAAGCTAACTATATCATGGCTAATCCACCCTTTAATATTTCCAACTGGGGAGCAGATAAACTGCAAGATGATATTCGCTGGAAATATGGAACTCCCCCAGATGGCAATGCCAACTATGCTTGGATTCAGCACATGATTCATCATATGGATCCAAGTAATGGGAAGATTGGTTTAGTTTTGGCTAATGGTTCTCTTTCCTCAACTCAGAAGGGTGAAGGTGATATTCGCCAAAAGATTATTGAAGATGATTTAATTGAAGGAATTATTGCCTTACCATCTAATCTTTTTTACAGCGTGACCATTCCAGCTTGTCTCTGGTTTATCAGTAGAAACAAAAAGCAAAAGGGAAAGACAGTATTTATTGATGCCCGTAATATGGGTGAAATGGTTGACCGTAAACATCGTGATTTTAGTGATGAAGATATTAAAAAGTTGGCTGATACCTTTGAAGCCTTTCAAAAGGGAGAGCTTGAGGATGTCAAAGGTTTTTGCGCAGTTGTTGAAACAGCAGAAATTGCAAAGCAAGATTTCATTCTTACGCCAGGGCGTTATGTTGGTATTGAGGAGAAAGAAGATGACGGAGAACCATTTGAAGAGAAAATGGATCGCCTGACGACAGAACTATCAGAACTCTTTACTAAATCCCATAAATTAGAAGATGAGATTCGAGAAAGATTGGGGGAGATTGGGTTTGAAATATAA
- the xerA gene encoding site-specific tyrosine recombinase/integron integrase, whose protein sequence is MKDKLITQITTDMAKHLSLKQLENLQKVLMATFINVEIAEIKTVNEQESNSKLLELFISAKRIEGCSEKSLKYYKMVIENMFTSLKTAIRNLTTSDLRTYLARYQQERNSSKVTIDNMRRIFSSFFSWLEDEDYILKSPVRRIHKIKTDKTIKETFSDEGLELLRDACDEIRDLAMIDLLASTGMRVGELVGLNREDINFYERECVVFGKGNSERIVYFDARTKIHLINYLDSRQDDNPALFVSLSSPHDRLLIGGVETRLRQLGEKADLNKVHPHKFRRTLATRAIDKGMPIEQVQHLLGHVKIDTTMHYAMVNQANVKNSHRKYIG, encoded by the coding sequence ATGAAAGATAAATTAATCACGCAAATTACAACAGATATGGCCAAGCATTTAAGTCTTAAACAGTTAGAAAATCTGCAAAAGGTACTAATGGCGACTTTTATCAATGTAGAAATTGCAGAGATAAAAACAGTAAATGAGCAAGAGAGCAACAGTAAATTACTTGAACTATTTATATCAGCCAAGAGGATTGAAGGTTGTAGTGAGAAATCTTTGAAATATTACAAAATGGTTATTGAGAATATGTTTACCAGTCTTAAAACAGCCATAAGAAATTTGACTACTAGTGATTTACGAACTTATCTAGCGCGTTACCAGCAAGAGCGAAATTCTAGTAAGGTGACGATTGACAACATGCGTCGGATTTTTAGCAGTTTTTTCAGTTGGTTGGAAGATGAGGATTATATCCTCAAAAGTCCTGTTCGTCGGATTCATAAGATAAAGACAGATAAGACCATCAAAGAAACTTTTTCTGATGAAGGTCTTGAACTTTTAAGAGATGCCTGTGATGAAATCCGTGATTTGGCTATGATTGATTTATTAGCTTCAACAGGCATGCGTGTTGGTGAATTAGTAGGATTAAATAGAGAAGATATTAATTTTTATGAAAGAGAATGTGTGGTCTTTGGTAAAGGGAACAGTGAGCGAATCGTCTACTTCGATGCTAGAACGAAGATTCACTTGATAAACTACTTGGACAGTCGTCAGGATGATAATCCAGCCTTGTTCGTTTCCTTGTCATCTCCACATGATAGATTATTAATCGGAGGGGTAGAAACAAGATTAAGACAGCTTGGCGAAAAAGCGGACTTAAATAAAGTCCATCCGCATAAATTCAGACGGACATTGGCGACACGCGCCATAGATAAGGGCATGCCCATCGAACAAGTTCAGCACTTGCTCGGTCATGTCAAAATAGACACAACCATGCACTATGCTATGGTCAACCAAGCGAATGTCAAAAATTCGCATAGGAAATATATAGGTTGA
- a CDS encoding GrpB family protein, with protein sequence MSKKLEDMSLEELWQLFPIFLVKHNKEWADWYDEEATAILSLIPAKYIVRISHIGSTAVQNIWAKNIVDILLEVRLAEELEIVKNILVENKWLCMSQSTQRILLNKGYTEQGFAEKVFHLHIRVVGDNDELYFRDYLRENHNVAKEYEHLKLNLWKKFEHDRDGYTDAKCKFIKRYTKIAKEKFIGRY encoded by the coding sequence TTGAGTAAAAAATTAGAAGATATGAGTTTAGAAGAATTATGGCAGTTGTTTCCCATATTTCTTGTAAAACATAATAAAGAATGGGCGGATTGGTATGATGAGGAAGCAACTGCTATTTTGTCCCTGATACCAGCTAAATATATAGTAAGAATATCTCATATTGGTAGTACTGCGGTTCAAAATATATGGGCAAAGAATATAGTAGATATATTACTTGAGGTTCGATTAGCAGAAGAACTAGAAATAGTGAAAAATATTCTTGTTGAAAATAAGTGGTTATGCATGAGTCAAAGTACACAGCGAATCTTATTAAATAAAGGATACACAGAGCAAGGTTTTGCAGAAAAAGTCTTTCATCTTCACATTAGAGTTGTCGGAGATAATGATGAACTATATTTCAGAGATTACTTACGTGAGAATCATAATGTAGCGAAAGAATATGAACATTTAAAGCTGAACTTATGGAAGAAATTTGAACATGATAGAGACGGCTACACTGATGCAAAGTGTAAGTTTATTAAACGATATACTAAAATTGCAAAAGAAAAATTTATAGGAAGATATTAA